The following coding sequences lie in one Rutidosis leptorrhynchoides isolate AG116_Rl617_1_P2 chromosome 4, CSIRO_AGI_Rlap_v1, whole genome shotgun sequence genomic window:
- the LOC139843243 gene encoding probable indole-3-pyruvate monooxygenase YUCCA8, which yields MFKFSEKNNFYGPRCVWVNGPVIVGAGPSGLAISACLKDQGIPFVVIERSDCIASLWQKRTYDRLKLHLPKKFCQLPKVPFPEEYPEYPTKKQFIAYLEDYAQRFDIKPQFNECVQSAKYDVACKLWRVKTVSTIGSVRSETEYICQMLVVATGENAEGVMPEIEGLEDFPGEVIHAKDYKSGAKYAGKNVLVVGCGNSGMEVSLDLSNHNAKPSMVIRSSVHVLPREMFGRSTFDLAMTLMAWLPLWIVDRLLLIFAWFIIGNIQNYGIKRPALGPLTLKNYHGKTPVLDIGALEKIRSGEITVVPGIKKFNGKTVELVNGDILNVDSVILATGYYSNVPFWLHEKEFFAENGFPKTPFPNGWKGKGGLYAAGFTRRGLAGASADALKISKDIGKEWKKELNQKKQKVPTHRRCISTF from the exons ATGTTTAAATTTTCCGAGAAAAACAACTTCTACGGCCCTCGATGTGTGTGGGTCAATGGGCCCGTTATAGTAGGAGCGGGCCCTTCCGGGCTAGCCATATCGGCCTGCCTTAAGGACCAAGGGATTCCCTTTGTAGTCATCGAAAGATCTGACTGCATTGCTTCACTTTGGCAAAAACGTACCTATGATCGTCTAAAACTCCACCTCCCCAAAAAATTCTGCCAACTTCCCAAAGTACCCTTCCCCGAAGAATACCCTGAGTACCCAACTAAGAAACAATTCATTGCTTATCTCGAGGACTACGCCCAAAGGTTTGACATCAAGCCACAATTCAACGAGTGTGTCCAATCAGCTAAATATGACGTGGCATGCAAACTCTGGCGGGTAAAAACCGTCTCAACAATCGGGTCAGTCCGATCTGAGACGGAGTATATCTGCCAGATGCTCGTGGTAGCCACAGGAGAAAACGCCGAAGGAGTGATGCCCGAAATTGAGGGCCTAGAAGACTTCCCCGGTGAAGTTATCCATGCCAAGGATTACAAATCCGGAGCAAAATACGCAGGAAAGAATGTTTTGGTCGTTGGTTGTGGTAATTCGGGCATGGAAGTTTCTCTTGATCTCTCTAACCACAATGCAAAGCCATCAATGGTTATTCGAAGCTCGGTTCATGTTTTACCGAGAGAAATGTTTGGTAGATCCACGTTCGATCTAGCCATGACGCTTATGGCATGGCTACCTTTATGGATAGTTGATAGACTTTTACTAATCTTTGCATGGTTCATAATTGGTAACATCCAAAACTATGGTATCAAAAGACCAGCTTTAGGTCCATTAACACTTAAAAATTATCATGGTAAAACACCAGTTCTTGATATTGGAGCACTCGAAAAGATTCGATCAGGCGAAATCACTGTTGTTCCCGGGATCAAAAAGTTCAATGGCAAAACAGTCGAATTAGTCAACGGTGATATCCTCAACGTTGACTCTGTCATTCTAGCAACAGGGTACTACAGCAATGTCCCATTTTGGCTTCAT GAAAAAGAATTCTTTGCTGAAAATGGGTTCCCAAAAACACCATTCCCAAATGGTTGGAAGGGAAAAGGAGGTTTATATGCAGCAGGATTCACAAGAAGAGGGTTGGCTGGTGCTTCTGCTGATGCACTGAAAATATCAAAAGATATTGGAAAAGAATGGAAAaaagaattaaatcagaaaaaacaAAAGGTTCCTACACATAGAAGATGCATCtcaactttctaa